The sequence below is a genomic window from Thermorudis peleae.
TCGAAGCCCACTTTGCTGTGCCCTACCTCGGCGGTATCCTGGTGCCGATCAACGTGCGCCTCTCGAGTGACGAAGTCCGCTTCATTCTCGAACATGCTGGCGCGCGAGCGCTGCTGCTCGATGCTGCGCTCGCCGAGCTGGTCACCCCGATCCGTGCCGCGCTGCCAGATCTCCGCCTCGTCATCTGGACCGATATCGATAGCCGTCACGGCGGACCGGCTCCGCAGCCGCCAGCCGTGGCGGACGTCGCCTATGAAGCCCTCCTTGAGGAGGGATCGCCCGAGCCGCTCGTCTATCCCCTGACAGATGAGGAAGACGTTCTCAGCATCAACTACACTAGCGGCACAACTGGGCGCCCCAAGGGCGTTATGGTAACCCATCGCGGCGCCTACCTCAACGCGCTTGGCGAGATCATCGAGGCTCGCCTCGCGCCTGAAAGCGCCTACCTGTGGACTTTACCAATGTTCCATTGCAACGGCTGGTACTTCCCCTATGCTGTCACGGGCATTGGCGCGACCCACGTCGTGATTCCGAAGGTTGAGCCTGCGCGCATCTTCCAGCTGATCGAACAGGAGCACGTCACCCACTTTTGCGGCGCGCCGACTGTGCTCATCATGCTGCTCACCGATCGTCCGCATCCCACCTATCGCTTCCCCCACCCGGTGACGGTGCTCACCGCCGCAGCACCACCCGCCCCCACGACCATCCAGCAGATCGAGGAGATGGGTGGTACGATCATCCATGTCTACGGCCTGACTGAAACCTATGGCCCGCACACCGTCTGTGAATGGCACAGCGAGTGGGATACGCTGCCACTGGCCGAGCGGGCCCGGCTCAAGGCGCGCCAGGGTGTGGGCTACATCCATGCTCCTGAGATCCGCGTTGTCGACGAGCAGATGCGCGACGTGCCGGCCGATGGCCAGACGCTCGGCGAAGTCGTTATGCGCGGGAACAACGTCATGAAAGGCTACTACCGCGACGAAGAGGCCACGGCCAAGGCTTTCGCCGGTGGTTGGTTCCATTCTGGCGACATTGGCGTCGTTCACCCCGATGGCTACATCGAGCTGCGTGACCGCAAGAAAGACATCATCATCAGTGGCGGCGAGAACATTTCGACGATCGAGGTTGAACGCGTCTTCTACCAGCATCCAGCGGTACTTGAGTGCGCCGTCATTGGCGTCCCGGACGACAAGTGGGGCGAAGTGCCTGCTGCCTTTGTGGTTCTCAAGCCTGGTGCTCAGGTCACGCCGGAGGAACTGATCGCCTTCTGCCGCGAGCGCTTGGCACACTTCAAGTGCCCGAAGCGGGTAGAGCTGGTCGACAGTCTGCCCAAGACGTCGACGGGTAAAATTCAGAAGTTCGTCCTGCGCGAGCGGGAATGGGCCGGGCAGGAGAAGCGGATTCACTGACACGAGAGGAGGCTACCCCCTTGGCAACGGAACGCGACCCCTTCCGCGAATACGCCATTGAAACGCTAGCCGTGCACGCTGGCCAAGCGCCAGATCCTGCTACCGGTGCACGCGCTGTCCCGATCTACCAGACGACCTCGTTCGTCTTCACCGATGCTGACCATGCTTCACAGCTCTTCAACCTCGACGAGCCCGGGCACATCTACACCCGCATTAGCAACCCGACCGTCGAAGTCTTCGAAAAGCGCATCGCCTACCTCGAGGGCGGTGTTGCGGCCGTGGCAACCGCCAGCGGCCAAGCTGCCACAACTCTCGCCGTGCTCAACATCACTCGTGCCGGTGACGAGGTCGTCGCGAGCACAAGCCTCTACGGCGGCACCGTCAACCTCTTCGCGAACACCTTGGCCGATTTCGGCATCACCGTCCGCTTCGTTGACGCCGCTGATCCCGAGAACGTCCGCCGGGCCATTACCGACCGCACCCGTTGCGTCTACGCCGAAACGATCGGCAACCCGAGGCTGGACGTACTCGACATCGAAGCGGTGGCGCGCATTGCTCACGAGCATGGCATTCCGCTGATCGTCGATAACACCTTCGCCACACCCTATCTCTGCCGGCCAATTGAGTGGGGTGCAGACATTGTGATTCACTCCACAACGAAGTGGATTGGCGGTCACGGTGTTGCGATCGGTGGCATTGTCGTCGACGCTGGCCGCTTCGACTGGGGGAACGGCAAGTTCCCCCGCCTCGTTGACCCTGATCCTGGCTACCATGGCATTTCCTACTGGAAAGACTTCGGCAGCCTCGCCTTCGTTACCAAGCTACGCTCACACATGATGCGTGACATCGGCGCCTGCATGAGCCCCTTTAATGCCTTCCTGCTGCTCCTCGGTGTCGAGACACTGCATGTGCGGATGGACCGGCACTGTGAGAATGCTCTTGAGTTGGCCC
It includes:
- a CDS encoding acyl--CoA ligase family protein translates to MTLTTRPLFQQLWARPQWEGLPPYRSLLTPLLLLERTLHVFPDKLGVVDGTRRLTYREFGERVYRLASALRARGLAPGDRIAVLCRNSLEALEAHFAVPYLGGILVPINVRLSSDEVRFILEHAGARALLLDAALAELVTPIRAALPDLRLVIWTDIDSRHGGPAPQPPAVADVAYEALLEEGSPEPLVYPLTDEEDVLSINYTSGTTGRPKGVMVTHRGAYLNALGEIIEARLAPESAYLWTLPMFHCNGWYFPYAVTGIGATHVVIPKVEPARIFQLIEQEHVTHFCGAPTVLIMLLTDRPHPTYRFPHPVTVLTAAAPPAPTTIQQIEEMGGTIIHVYGLTETYGPHTVCEWHSEWDTLPLAERARLKARQGVGYIHAPEIRVVDEQMRDVPADGQTLGEVVMRGNNVMKGYYRDEEATAKAFAGGWFHSGDIGVVHPDGYIELRDRKKDIIISGGENISTIEVERVFYQHPAVLECAVIGVPDDKWGEVPAAFVVLKPGAQVTPEELIAFCRERLAHFKCPKRVELVDSLPKTSTGKIQKFVLREREWAGQEKRIH